One part of the Arabidopsis thaliana chromosome 1 sequence genome encodes these proteins:
- the SR45a gene encoding RNA-binding (RRM/RBD/RNP motifs) family protein codes for MGKREIHFTPVGRQVQRVLEYPLRLENRSPMSYSRRSRYSPSLSPYDKRRGRSVSRSLSRSPTRSVSSDAENPGNSLYVTGLSHRVTERDLEDHFAKEGKVTDVHLVLDPWTRESRGFGFISMKSVGDANRCIRSLDHSVLQGRVITVEKVKRLITSDSFYRTIKNMIWPKLILIYAITRHFDIDFFFSFKIFKLFACFHFQVSVAAGLLFVAAVLHQIANVATVQTHQVSDI; via the exons ATGGGGAAACGTGAAATTCATTTTACTCCGGTGGGTCGTCAGGTGCAGAGAGTTCTGGAATATCCATTGCGCTTGGAGAATCGTTCGCCG ATGTCTTACTCAAGAAGGTCAAGATACTCTCCTTCACTATCTCCTTATGACAAGCGTCGTGGAAGGTCTGTGTCAAGGTCATTGTCTAGAAGCCCGACGAG GAGTGTCTCAAGCGATGCTGAGAATCCTGGTAACAGTTTATATGTAACTGGATTGTCTCACCGGGTTACTGAAAGAGATCTGGAGGATCATTTCGCTAAAGAAGGAAAG GTAACTGATGTTCACCTTGTCCTGGACCCATGGACTAGAGAATCTCGCGGATTTGGTTTTATCTCTATGAAAAGTGTTGGTGATGCTAACCGTTGCATCAGATCTCTAGATCACTCTGTTCTGCAGGGCCGCGTCATCACTGTTGAGAAGGTAAAAAGACTAATCACTAGTGATTCCTTCTATAGAACCATAAAGAATATGATCTGGCCGAAGCTGatattgatatatgcaatTACTAGGCACtttgatattgattttttcttctcttttaaaatatttaagttgTTTGCTTGTTTCCACTTTCAAGTTTCTGTGGCAGCAGGTCTGCTGTTTGTAGCAGCAGTGCTTCACCAAATAGCAAACGTTGCAACAGTTCAAACACATCAAGTTTCAGACATTTAG
- the SR45a gene encoding RNA-binding (RRM/RBD/RNP motifs) family protein produces MGKREIHFTPVGRQVQRVLEYPLRLENRSPMSYSRRSRYSPSLSPYDKRRGRSVSRSLSRSPTRSVSSDAENPGNSLYVTGLSHRVTERDLEDHFAKEGKVTDVHLVLDPWTRESRGFGFISMKSVGDANRCIRSLDHSVLQGRVITVEKFLWQQVCCL; encoded by the exons ATGGGGAAACGTGAAATTCATTTTACTCCGGTGGGTCGTCAGGTGCAGAGAGTTCTGGAATATCCATTGCGCTTGGAGAATCGTTCGCCG ATGTCTTACTCAAGAAGGTCAAGATACTCTCCTTCACTATCTCCTTATGACAAGCGTCGTGGAAGGTCTGTGTCAAGGTCATTGTCTAGAAGCCCGACGAG GAGTGTCTCAAGCGATGCTGAGAATCCTGGTAACAGTTTATATGTAACTGGATTGTCTCACCGGGTTACTGAAAGAGATCTGGAGGATCATTTCGCTAAAGAAGGAAAG GTAACTGATGTTCACCTTGTCCTGGACCCATGGACTAGAGAATCTCGCGGATTTGGTTTTATCTCTATGAAAAGTGTTGGTGATGCTAACCGTTGCATCAGATCTCTAGATCACTCTGTTCTGCAGGGCCGCGTCATCACTGTTGAGAAG TTTCTGTGGCAGCAGGTCTGCTGTTTGTAG
- the SR45a gene encoding RNA-binding (RRM/RBD/RNP motifs) family protein, whose amino-acid sequence MSYSRRSRYSPSLSPYDKRRGRSVSRSLSRSPTRSVSSDAENPGNSLYVTGLSHRVTERDLEDHFAKEGKVTDVHLVLDPWTRESRGFGFISMKSVGDANRCIRSLDHSVLQGRVITVEKVKRLITSDSFYRTIKNMIWPKLILIYAITRHFDIDFFFSFKIFKLFACFHFQVSVAAGLLFVAAVLHQIANVATVQTHQVSDI is encoded by the exons ATGTCTTACTCAAGAAGGTCAAGATACTCTCCTTCACTATCTCCTTATGACAAGCGTCGTGGAAGGTCTGTGTCAAGGTCATTGTCTAGAAGCCCGACGAG GAGTGTCTCAAGCGATGCTGAGAATCCTGGTAACAGTTTATATGTAACTGGATTGTCTCACCGGGTTACTGAAAGAGATCTGGAGGATCATTTCGCTAAAGAAGGAAAG GTAACTGATGTTCACCTTGTCCTGGACCCATGGACTAGAGAATCTCGCGGATTTGGTTTTATCTCTATGAAAAGTGTTGGTGATGCTAACCGTTGCATCAGATCTCTAGATCACTCTGTTCTGCAGGGCCGCGTCATCACTGTTGAGAAGGTAAAAAGACTAATCACTAGTGATTCCTTCTATAGAACCATAAAGAATATGATCTGGCCGAAGCTGatattgatatatgcaatTACTAGGCACtttgatattgattttttcttctcttttaaaatatttaagttgTTTGCTTGTTTCCACTTTCAAGTTTCTGTGGCAGCAGGTCTGCTGTTTGTAGCAGCAGTGCTTCACCAAATAGCAAACGTTGCAACAGTTCAAACACATCAAGTTTCAGACATTTAG
- the SR45a gene encoding RNA-binding (RRM/RBD/RNP motifs) family protein produces the protein MSYSRRSRYSPSLSPYDKRRGRSVSRSLSRSPTRSVSSDAENPGNSLYVTGLSHRVTERDLEDHFAKEGKVTDVHLVLDPWTRESRGFGFISMKSVGDANRCIRSLDHSVLQGRVITVEKFLWQQVCCL, from the exons ATGTCTTACTCAAGAAGGTCAAGATACTCTCCTTCACTATCTCCTTATGACAAGCGTCGTGGAAGGTCTGTGTCAAGGTCATTGTCTAGAAGCCCGACGAG GAGTGTCTCAAGCGATGCTGAGAATCCTGGTAACAGTTTATATGTAACTGGATTGTCTCACCGGGTTACTGAAAGAGATCTGGAGGATCATTTCGCTAAAGAAGGAAAG GTAACTGATGTTCACCTTGTCCTGGACCCATGGACTAGAGAATCTCGCGGATTTGGTTTTATCTCTATGAAAAGTGTTGGTGATGCTAACCGTTGCATCAGATCTCTAGATCACTCTGTTCTGCAGGGCCGCGTCATCACTGTTGAGAAG TTTCTGTGGCAGCAGGTCTGCTGTTTGTAG
- the PCNA1 gene encoding proliferating cellular nuclear antigen 1 (proliferating cellular nuclear antigen 1 (PCNA1); CONTAINS InterPro DOMAIN/s: Proliferating cell nuclear antigen, PCNA (InterPro:IPR000730), Proliferating cell nuclear antigen, PCNA, C-terminal (InterPro:IPR022649), Proliferating cell nuclear antigen, PCNA, conserved site (InterPro:IPR022659), Proliferating cell nuclear antigen, PCNA, N-terminal (InterPro:IPR022648); BEST Arabidopsis thaliana protein match is: proliferating cell nuclear antigen 2 (TAIR:AT2G29570.1); Has 1857 Blast hits to 1845 proteins in 456 species: Archae - 391; Bacteria - 0; Metazoa - 315; Fungi - 169; Plants - 159; Viruses - 71; Other Eukaryotes - 752 (source: NCBI BLink).) yields the protein MLELRLVQGSLLKKVLESIKDLVNDANFDCSSTGFSLQAMDSSHVALVSLLLRSEGFEHYRCDRNLSMGMNLGNMSKMLKCAGNDDIITIKADDGGDTVTFMFESPTQDKIADFEMKLMDIDSEHLGIPDAEYHSIVRMPSNEFSRICKDLSSIGDTVVISVTKEGVKFSTAGDIGTANIVLRQNTTVDKPEDAIVIEMKEPVSLSFALRYMNSFTKATPLSDTVTISLSSELPVVVEYKVAEMGYIRYYLAPKIEEEEDTNP from the exons ATGTTGGAGCTACGTCTTGTTCAGGGCTCGTTGTTGAAGAAGGTTCTAGAATCAATCAAAGATCTGGTGAACGATGCGAATTTCGACTGCTCCAGCACTGGGTTCTCACTCCAAGCTATGGATTCGAGTCACGTTGCTCTGGTGTCTCTCTTGCTAAGATCCGAAGGCTTCGAACACTACAGATGCGACAGGAATCTCTCCATGGGGATGAATCTCGGCAACATGTCGAAGATGCTCAAATGCGCCGGAAATGATgacatcatcaccatcaagGCTGATGACGGCGGCGACACCGTTACCTTCATGTTTGAGAGCCCCA CGCAAGACAAGATTGCTGATTTTGAGATGAAGTTGATGGATATAGACAGTGAACATCTGGGAATACCTGATGCTGAGTACCACTCAATCGTGAGGATGCCTTCCAATGAGTTTTCCAGGATTTGCAAAGATCTCAGTAGCATTGGTGACACAG TTGTGATCTCTGTGACTAAAGAAGGCGTGAAGTTTTCTACTGCCGGTGACATTGGAACCGCTAACATTGTGCTCAGGCAGAACACAACTGTAGACAAG CCGGAAGATGCAATTGTGATAGAGATGAAGGAGCCAGTGTCTCTCTCATTTGCCCTGAGGTACATGAATTCCTTCACAAAGGCAACTCCATTGTCAGACACAGTGACAATCAGCTTATCGTCGGAGTTGCCAGTGGTTGTGGAGTATAAGGTTGCTGAGATGGGTTACATTCGTTACTACTTGGCTCctaagattgaagaagaagaagacactaATCCCTAA
- the STP2 gene encoding sugar transporter 2 (sugar transporter 2 (STP2); CONTAINS InterPro DOMAIN/s: Sugar transporter, conserved site (InterPro:IPR005829), Major facilitator superfamily (InterPro:IPR020846), General substrate transporter (InterPro:IPR005828), Sugar/inositol transporter (InterPro:IPR003663), Major facilitator superfamily, general substrate transporter (InterPro:IPR016196); BEST Arabidopsis thaliana protein match is: Major facilitator superfamily protein (TAIR:AT5G26250.1); Has 22673 Blast hits to 22229 proteins in 1760 species: Archae - 425; Bacteria - 7839; Metazoa - 4193; Fungi - 6598; Plants - 2480; Viruses - 0; Other Eukaryotes - 1138 (source: NCBI BLink).) translates to MAVGSMNVEEGTKAFPAKLTGQVFLCCVIAAVGGLMFGYDIGISGGVTSMDTFLLDFFPHVYEKKHRVHENNYCKFDDQLLQLFTSSLYLAGIFASFISSYVSRAFGRKPTIMLASIFFLVGAILNLSAQELGMLIGGRILLGFGIGFGNQTVPLFISEIAPARYRGGLNVMFQFLITIGILAASYVNYLTSTLKNGWRYSLGGAAVPALILLIGSFFIHETPASLIERGKDEKGKQVLRKIRGIEDIELEFNEIKYATEVATKVKSPFKELFTKSENRPPLVCGTLLQFFQQFTGINVVMFYAPVLFQTMGSGDNASLISTVVTNGVNAIATVISLLVVDFAGRRCLLMEGALQMTATQMTIGGILLAHLKLVGPITGHAVPLIVLILICVYVSGFAWSWGPLGWLVPSEIYPLEVRNAGYFCAVAMNMVCTFIIGQFFLSALCRFRSLLFFFFGIMNIIMGLFVVFFLPETKGVPIEEMAEKRWKTHPRWKKYFKD, encoded by the exons ATGGCTGTTGGTTCGATGAATGTCGAAGAAGGCACTAAAGCTTTTCCTGCGAAGCTGACAGGTCAAGTCTTTCTTTGCTGTGTCATTGCTGCTGTTGGTGGTCTCATGTTTGGTTACGACATCGGAATCTCAG GAGGTGTAACGAGTATGGACACTTTCTTGTTAGATTTTTTCCCACACGTGTACGAGAAGAAACACAGAGTACACGAAAACAACTACTGCAAATTCGATGACCAGCTCTTGCAGTTGTTCACTTCCTCACTCTACTTGGCTGGAATCTTCGCTAGCTTTATTTCTTCCTATGTTTCTAGGGCTTTTGGAAGAAAACCCACAATCATGCTCgcctccatcttcttcctcgtcggTGCTATCCTCAACTTATCTGCCCAAGAACTCGGCATGTTGATCGGTGGTCGTATTCTTCTCGGCTTTGGTATCGGTTTCGGTAACCAG ACCGTTCCATTGTTCATCTCAGAGATTGCTCCGGCGAGATACAGAGGAGGACTAAACGTCATGTTCCAGTTTCTCATCACCATTGGAATCTTAGCAGCAAGTTATGTGAACTACTTAACTTCCACGTTGAAAAACGGCTGGAGATATTCTCTCGGTGGTGCTGCTGTCCCCGCTTTAATCCTCTTGATAGGATCCTTCTTTATCCACGAGACTCCGGCTAGTCTCATCGAGCGCGGTAAAGACGAAAAGGGGAAGCAAGTCCTGAGGAAGATCAGAGGCATTGAAGATATTGAGCTCGAGTTCAATGAGATCAAATACGCAACAGAGGTAGCGACAAAGGTGAAAAGCCCATTCAAAGAACTCTTCACCAAGAGTGAGAACAGACCACCATTGGTGTGTGGAACGTTACTTCAGTTCTTTCAACAGTTCACCGGTATCAACGTGGTTATGTTCTACGCTCCAGTTTTGTTCCAGACGATGGGTAGTGGTGACAACGCTTCTCTGATCTCTACTGTTGTCACCAATGGTGTGAACGCAATCGCTACAGTTATCTCTCTTTTAGTGGTTGATTTCGCCGGTAGAAGGTGTCTTCTGATGGAAGGAGCTCTCCAGATGACCGCTACAcag ATGACAATTGGAGGCATTCTCTTAGCTCACTTGAAGCTAGTTGGTCCTATTACTGGCCATGCCGTGCCGCTGATTGTATTGATCCTCATCTGCGTATACGTGTCTGGATTTGCATGGTCTTGGGGTCCATTGGGATGGCTTGTTCCGTCTGAGATCTACCCTCTTGAAGTGAGAAATGCTGGTTACTTCTGTGCGGTGGCGATGAACATGGTCTGCACTTTCATCATTGGACAGTTCTTCTTGTCTGCTCTCTGCAGATTCAGATCattattgttcttcttcttcggaatAATGAACATTATCATGGGACTATTTGTCGTGTTTTTTCTTCCCGAAACCAAAGGTGTTCCTATTGAGGAAATGGCCGAGAAGCGTTGGAAAACGCACCCGCGTTGGAAGAAATATTTcaaagactag
- the SR45a gene encoding RNA-binding (RRM/RBD/RNP motifs) family protein (RNA-binding (RRM/RBD/RNP motifs) family protein; FUNCTIONS IN: RNA binding, nucleotide binding, nucleic acid binding; INVOLVED IN: RNA splicing; EXPRESSED IN: 26 plant structures; EXPRESSED DURING: 15 growth stages; CONTAINS InterPro DOMAIN/s: RNA recognition motif, RNP-1 (InterPro:IPR000504), Nucleotide-binding, alpha-beta plait (InterPro:IPR012677); BEST Arabidopsis thaliana protein match is: RNA-binding (RRM/RBD/RNP motifs) family protein (TAIR:AT4G35785.1); Has 998067 Blast hits to 992400 proteins in 35925 species: Archae - 21556; Bacteria - 596698; Metazoa - 207042; Fungi - 24534; Plants - 55970; Viruses - 68919; Other Eukaryotes - 23348 (source: NCBI BLink).), producing MGKREIHFTPVGRQVQRVLEYPLRLENRSPMSYSRRSRYSPSLSPYDKRRGRSVSRSLSRSPTRSVSSDAENPGNSLYVTGLSHRVTERDLEDHFAKEGKVTDVHLVLDPWTRESRGFGFISMKSVGDANRCIRSLDHSVLQGRVITVEKARRRRGRTPTPGKYLGLRTARGRHKSPSYSPRRSVSCSRSRSRSYSSDRGRSYSPSYGRRGRSSSYSPFYRRRRFYSPSRSPSPDDRYNRRRDRSYSPYYRRRDRSRSYSRNCRARDRSPYYMRRYRSRSRSYSPRYRARDRSCSPYYRGRDRSYSPHYQGRDRSYSPESRYYRRHRSVSGSVSPGGRSMSRSISPRKGRKESRSKSRRHDRQSSMCHSRSARSSTSRSVSP from the exons ATGGGGAAACGTGAAATTCATTTTACTCCGGTGGGTCGTCAGGTGCAGAGAGTTCTGGAATATCCATTGCGCTTGGAGAATCGTTCGCCG ATGTCTTACTCAAGAAGGTCAAGATACTCTCCTTCACTATCTCCTTATGACAAGCGTCGTGGAAGGTCTGTGTCAAGGTCATTGTCTAGAAGCCCGACGAG GAGTGTCTCAAGCGATGCTGAGAATCCTGGTAACAGTTTATATGTAACTGGATTGTCTCACCGGGTTACTGAAAGAGATCTGGAGGATCATTTCGCTAAAGAAGGAAAG GTAACTGATGTTCACCTTGTCCTGGACCCATGGACTAGAGAATCTCGCGGATTTGGTTTTATCTCTATGAAAAGTGTTGGTGATGCTAACCGTTGCATCAGATCTCTAGATCACTCTGTTCTGCAGGGCCGCGTCATCACTGTTGAGAAG GCAAGACGTCGTAGAGGACGTACTCCAACTCCAGGAAAGTACTTGGGGCTGAGAACTGCTCGAG GACGACATAAGTCTCCTAGCTACTCTCCCCGCAGGTCTGTTAGCTGCTCTCGTAGTCGTAGTCGAAGCTACTCATCTGATCGGGGCAGATCTTATTCTCCAAGCTATGGGAGAAGAGGAAGGTCATCCTCGTACTCACCCTTCTATCGACGACGCAGATTCTACTCTCCTTCGAGATCTCCTTCACCTGATGATCGTTACAACAGGAGACGCGACAGATCATACTCACCTTACTACAGGCGGAGGGACCGGTCCAGATCCTACTCACGTAACTGTAGAGCACGGGACAGATCACCTTACTACATGCGGAGGTACAGGTCCAGATCCAGGTCATACTCGCCTCGCTACAGAGCACGTGACCGATCATGCTCACCCTACTACAGGGGAAGAGACCGGTCTTATTCACCCCACTACCAAGGGAGAGACAGATCCTACTCACCTGAAAGTCGTTACTACAGAAG GCACAGGTCGGTATCGGGAAGCGTAAGCCCTGGAGGGAGAAGCATGTCACGTAGCATATCCCCAAGGAAGGGAAGGAAAGAGAGCAGAAGCAAGTCTCGGAGGCACGACAGGCAATCTTCAATGTGTCATTCGAGGAGCGCAAGATCAAGCACCTCCAGATCCGTCAGCCCATAA
- the MAC5A gene encoding CCCH-type zinc fingerfamily protein with RNA-binding domain-containing protein (CCCH-type zinc fingerfamily protein with RNA-binding domain; FUNCTIONS IN: RNA binding, nucleotide binding, zinc ion binding, nucleic acid binding; INVOLVED IN: biological_process unknown; LOCATED IN: cellular_component unknown; EXPRESSED IN: 25 plant structures; EXPRESSED DURING: 14 growth stages; CONTAINS InterPro DOMAIN/s: Zinc finger, CCCH-type (InterPro:IPR000571), RNA recognition motif, RNP-1 (InterPro:IPR000504), Nucleotide-binding, alpha-beta plait (InterPro:IPR012677); BEST Arabidopsis thaliana protein match is: CCCH-type zinc fingerfamily protein with RNA-binding domain (TAIR:AT2G29580.1); Has 18250 Blast hits to 13471 proteins in 794 species: Archae - 12; Bacteria - 1319; Metazoa - 6997; Fungi - 3518; Plants - 3570; Viruses - 267; Other Eukaryotes - 2567 (source: NCBI BLink).) — MAHRILRDHEADGWERSDFPIICESCLGDNPYVRMTKANYDKECKICTRPFTVFRWRPGRDARYKKTEICQTCCKLKNVCQVCLLDLEYGLPVQVRDTALNISTHDSIPKSDVNREYFAEEHDRKARAGLDYESSFGKMRPNDTILKLQRTTPYYKRNRAHVCSFFIRGECTRGAECPYRHEMPETGELSQQNIKDRYYGVNDPVAMKLLGKAGEMGTLESPDDESIKTLYVGGLNSRILEQDIRDQFYAHGEIESIRILADKACAFVTYTSREGAEKAAQELSNRLVINGQRLKLTWGRPKPDQDGANQQGGVAHSGLLPRAVISQQHNQPPPMQQYYMHPPPANQDKPYYPSMDPQRMGAVISTQEAGGSSTENNGASSSSYMMPPHQSYPPPPYGYMPSPYQQQYPPNHHHQPSPMQHYAPPPAAYPYPQQPGPGSRPAPSPTAVSAISPDSAPAGSGAPSGSSQQAPDVSTATGSSQ; from the exons ATGGCTCACAGAATACTGAGAGATCATGAAGCCGATGGATGGGAACGCTCCGATTTCCCAATCATCTGCGAATCTTGTCTCGGTGACAACCCCTACGTGCGAATG ACCAAAGCGAATTATGATAAGGAATGCAAGATATGTACACGACCTTTCACGGTGTTTAGGTGGCGACCTGGCCGGGATGCTAGATACAAGAAAACCGAAATTTGTCAGACTTGCTGCAAGTTGAAAAATGTTTGTCAAGTCTGTCTTCTGGATCTTGAGTATGGTCTTCCAGTTCAAGTAAGAGACACAGCACTCAACATTAGTACTCATGACTCTATCCCTAAAAGTGATGTCAACAGAGAGTATTTTGCTGAAGAGCATGACAGGAAG GCTAGAGCTGGACTGGATTATGAATCTTCATTCGGGAAGATGCGACCCAATGATACTATTTTAAAGCTTCAAAGAACAACACCGTACTATAAGAGGAACCGAGCACATGTTTGTAGTTTCTTCATCAGGGGTGAGTGTACAAGAGGTGCTGAATGTCCATACCGGCATGAGATGCCCGAAACAGGAGAGCTATCCcagcaaaacataaaagacCGTTATTATGG TGTTAATGATCCAGTTGCTATGAAGTTGCTTGGCAAAGCTGGTGAGATGGGCACTTTGGAATCGCCAGACGATGAAAGCATCAAAACCCTTTACGTCGGTGGACTTAACTCGAGAATTCTCGAGCAGGACATACGAGACCAATTCTACGCTCATGGAGAAATTGAATCTATCAGAATCTTGGCCGATAAAGCCTGTGCATTTGTCACATACACAAGCCGTGAAGGTGCAGAGAAGGCTGCGCAAGAGCTCTCCAACAGGCTAGTCATCAACGGTCAGAGGCTAAAACTCACATGGGGAAGACCCAAACCTGATCAAGATGGTGCAAACCAACAGGGCGGTGTGGCTCATAGTGGGTTACTACCTCGAGCCGTTATATCTCAGCAGCACAATCAACCCCCACCAATGCAGCAGTACTATATGCACCCACCACCAGCTAACCAAGACAAACCTTATTACCCATCAATGGACCCACAGAGAATGGGTGCAGTCATTTCAACCCAAGAGGCTGGTGGTTCAAGCACTGAGAACAACGgagcttcatcttcttcttacatGATGCCTCCACACCAGTCAtacccaccaccaccatatggATATATGCCATCGCCTTACCAGCAGCAGTATCCTCctaaccatcatcatcaacctaGTCCTATGCAGCACTATGCCCCGCCTCCAGCAGCTTACCCGTACCCACAGCAACCTGGTCCTGGATCAAGACCTGCACCGTCTCCAACCGCGGTCTCTGCTATATCACCCGACTCTGCACCTGCTGGGTCTGGAGCACCTTCGGGATCCTCTCAACAAGCTCCTGATGTTTCTACAGCTACTGGTTCGTCTCAGTAG